The Lacerta agilis isolate rLacAgi1 chromosome 5, rLacAgi1.pri, whole genome shotgun sequence genome has a segment encoding these proteins:
- the MYOZ1 gene encoding myozenin-1 isoform X1, translating to MPLAGTPPPNKKRKPTKLILELTQEVMPQEGSKLNLGKKISIPRDVMLEELSLLTNKGSKMFKLRQLRVEKFIYENNPDAFTDNSVDHFQRFIPPGGHYGIDSHGYSHSGGRMVGGVTVGQYGSSKLQYPPAPPPKPGSKGGAGGMGGTGAGHTEGSAGTGGGMDGSGGSDTTGGKGDSKGGSGKHVSIFKTYISPWERALGLTPQEKSEFTIDLLSYGSKADLCRYKSFNRTAVPYGGYEKAAKLMTFQMPEFDAGPLVPEPIIVCNQEVTNRPSFNRTPVPWLGSGEPTEYTIEVNVPVAGETEEL from the exons TCATGCCACAAGAAGGGTCCAAGCTGAACCTGGGGAAGAAGATAAGCATCCCCAGGGATGTGATGCTAGAAGAACTCTCTCTCCTCACCAACAAGGGATCCAAGATGTTCAAACTTCGTCAACTAAGGGTAGAGAAATTCATATATGAGAACAACCCAGATGCGTTCACCGACAATTCTGTG GATCATTTTCAGAGATTCATCCCACCTGGTGGACACTACGGAATTGATTCTCATGGTTATTCACACAGTGGTGGGAGGATGGTGGGTGGTGTAACTGTAGGGCAGTATGGATCCAGTAAACTGCAATACCCTCCTGCCCCTCCTCCAAAACCTGGGAGCAAAGGTGGAGCTGGAGGAATGGGAGGAACAGGAGCAGGCCACACCGAGGGATCTGCTGGCACAGGGGGAGGCATGGATGGTAGTGGAGGAAGTGACACCACTGGCGGGAAAG gtgacagcaaaggtggAAGTGGGAAGCATGTCTCTATTTTTAAGACCTACATCTCTCCATGGGAAAGAGCTCTAGGCCTGACCCCACAAGAGAAAAGTGAATTCACAATTGACCTCCTTTCTTATGGCTCCAAAGCAGACCTCTGCCGTTATAAATCTTTTAACAG GACTGCAGTGCCTTATGGGGGATATGAGAAGGCAGCCAAGCTGATGACCTTCCAAATGCCCGAATTTGATGCTGGCCCTTTGGTACCTGAACCTATCATTGTGTGCAACCAAGAAGTCACTAATAGACCGTCTTTCAACAGAACCCCGGTACCCTGGCTGGGGTCTGGAGAGCCTACTGAATACACCATTGAAGTGAACGTGCCAGTTGCAGGTGAAACAGAAGAATTATAG
- the MYOZ1 gene encoding myozenin-1 isoform X2 — MPQEGSKLNLGKKISIPRDVMLEELSLLTNKGSKMFKLRQLRVEKFIYENNPDAFTDNSVDHFQRFIPPGGHYGIDSHGYSHSGGRMVGGVTVGQYGSSKLQYPPAPPPKPGSKGGAGGMGGTGAGHTEGSAGTGGGMDGSGGSDTTGGKGDSKGGSGKHVSIFKTYISPWERALGLTPQEKSEFTIDLLSYGSKADLCRYKSFNRTAVPYGGYEKAAKLMTFQMPEFDAGPLVPEPIIVCNQEVTNRPSFNRTPVPWLGSGEPTEYTIEVNVPVAGETEEL; from the exons ATGCCACAAGAAGGGTCCAAGCTGAACCTGGGGAAGAAGATAAGCATCCCCAGGGATGTGATGCTAGAAGAACTCTCTCTCCTCACCAACAAGGGATCCAAGATGTTCAAACTTCGTCAACTAAGGGTAGAGAAATTCATATATGAGAACAACCCAGATGCGTTCACCGACAATTCTGTG GATCATTTTCAGAGATTCATCCCACCTGGTGGACACTACGGAATTGATTCTCATGGTTATTCACACAGTGGTGGGAGGATGGTGGGTGGTGTAACTGTAGGGCAGTATGGATCCAGTAAACTGCAATACCCTCCTGCCCCTCCTCCAAAACCTGGGAGCAAAGGTGGAGCTGGAGGAATGGGAGGAACAGGAGCAGGCCACACCGAGGGATCTGCTGGCACAGGGGGAGGCATGGATGGTAGTGGAGGAAGTGACACCACTGGCGGGAAAG gtgacagcaaaggtggAAGTGGGAAGCATGTCTCTATTTTTAAGACCTACATCTCTCCATGGGAAAGAGCTCTAGGCCTGACCCCACAAGAGAAAAGTGAATTCACAATTGACCTCCTTTCTTATGGCTCCAAAGCAGACCTCTGCCGTTATAAATCTTTTAACAG GACTGCAGTGCCTTATGGGGGATATGAGAAGGCAGCCAAGCTGATGACCTTCCAAATGCCCGAATTTGATGCTGGCCCTTTGGTACCTGAACCTATCATTGTGTGCAACCAAGAAGTCACTAATAGACCGTCTTTCAACAGAACCCCGGTACCCTGGCTGGGGTCTGGAGAGCCTACTGAATACACCATTGAAGTGAACGTGCCAGTTGCAGGTGAAACAGAAGAATTATAG